The following coding sequences are from one Triticum aestivum cultivar Chinese Spring chromosome 5A, IWGSC CS RefSeq v2.1, whole genome shotgun sequence window:
- the LOC123106921 gene encoding indole-3-glycerol phosphate synthase, chloroplastic, which translates to MESLLAAAPFHVAAFSSVSSPSAHSPSVLRSIRGGGHAVRCASAKEAILYALEHDEMFNSEEVIQWESGKTINSIAAAQGIRIRRRCRPRYPSEGSGDDKAVPRNILEQIVWDKEVEVSQRKAKKPLKSVVESSEHAPPARDFIGALTAAHRRNGVPALIAEVKKASPSRGVLRENFNPVEIAQAYEKNGAACLSILTDEKHFQGSFENLETVRNSGVQCPLLCKEFVIDIWQIYYARSKGADAILLIAAVLPDLDMKYMLRICKNLGMTALIEVHDEKELDRVLRIDGVELIGINNRSLETFVVDTSNTRMLMEKRGDIIKEKGILVVGESGLFTPDDVAYVHSAGVSAVLVGESLIKEEDPGRAIAGLFGKELLS; encoded by the exons ATGGAGTCTCTGCTGGCGGCCGCGCCCTTCCATGTCGCAGCCTTCTCGTCCGTGTCCTCTCCGTCCGCCCACTCGCCGTCTGTCCTCCGCAGCATCCGTGGGGGCGGCCACGCCGTCCGATGCGCCTCGGCCAAG GAGGCCATCCTGTACGCGCTGGAGCACGATGAGATGTTCAACTCGGAAGAGGTGATCCAGTGGGAGAGCGGCAAGACGATCAACTCCATCGCCGCCGCGCAGGGCATCCGCATCCGCCGCCGGTGCCGCCCCCGGTACCCCTCGGAGGGCTCCGGCGACGACAAGGCCGTGCCCCGCAACATCCTCGAGCAGATCGTCTGGGACAAGGAGGTGGAGGTGTCGCAG AGGAAGGCCAAGAAGCCCCTGAAGAGTGTCGTGGAGTCCAGCGAGCACGCGCCGCCGGCCAGGGATTTCATCGGCGCTCTCACGGCCGCCCACCGTCGCAACGGCGTGCCTGCCCTGATCGCCGAGGTTAAGAAGGCGTCGCCCAGCAGGGGCGTGCTAAGGGAGAACTTCAATCCG GTTGAGATCGCGCAGGCATACGAGAAAAACGGCGCGGCTTGCCTTAGCATCCTCACGGATGAGAAGCACTTTCAG GGGAGCTTTGAGAACCTTGAAACGGTCCGCAATTCGGGTGTGCAG TGCCCTCTTCTGTGCAAGGAGTTTGTCATCGATATCTGGCAAATCTACTACGCACGATCAAAGGGTGCCGATGCGATTCTCTTGATTGCTGCTGTGCTACCGGATCTTGACATGAAATACATGCTTCGCATTTGCAAAAATCTTGGAATGACTGCTCTTATTGAg GTTCACGATGAGAAAGAACTCGACCGTGTGCTGAGAATAGATGGTGTTGAGCTTATTGGAATCAATAACCGCAGTCTAG AGACATTCGTAGTTGATACTTCAAACACAAGGATGTTGATGGAGAAGCGTGGTGATATCATAAAGGAGAAGGGAATATTG GTTGTTGGTGAATCTGGCCTGTTCACTCCCGACGATGTTGCATATGTGCATAGTGCTGGCGTTTCTGCT GTTTTGGTAGGAGAGTCCCTGATCAAGGAAGAAGATCCTGGGCGAGCCATTGCTGGGCTTTTCGGGAAGGAGCTCTTGAGTTGA